A part of Miscanthus floridulus cultivar M001 chromosome 6, ASM1932011v1, whole genome shotgun sequence genomic DNA contains:
- the LOC136458055 gene encoding uncharacterized protein, which produces MRAAMVCWVCLAYMRGVCDWLPLLPAVTTTGSTTSTPRVGLLVLLAAVALVAGWFLNAVRPPPPTPCGTPGGPPVTAPRVRLRDGRYLAYAESGVSRDRARFKVVYSHGFSGGRMNSPCAS; this is translated from the coding sequence ATGCGTGCAGCCATGGTGTGCTGGGTCTGCTTGGCCTACATGCGCGGTGTGTGCGACTGGTTGCCATTGCTGCCGGCAGTGACGACGACCGGGAGCACGACGAGCACCCCGCGGGTGGGGCTGCTGGTGCTCTTGGCGGCCGTGGCGCTGGTGGCGGGGTGGTTCCTGAACGCCGTCCGGCCGCCTCCGCCGACGCCGTGCGGGACGCCCGGGGGCCCgccggtgaccgcgcccagggtGCGGCTCCGGGACGGGCGGTACCTGGCGTACGCCGAGTCCGGGGTCAGCAGGGACCGCGCGCGCTTCAAGGTCGTCTACTCGCACGGCTTCTCCGGCGGCCGCATGAACTCGCCCTGCGCTTCCTAG